A stretch of Candidatus Eisenbacteria bacterium DNA encodes these proteins:
- a CDS encoding lysophospholipid acyltransferase family protein — MRLKEAIAFQGVRAAIGAGSILPRSVGARLFEAGGELVHLLERNGRERARRNLALVYGNAAGAERTARRVYRDLGRNAYDLVRLEKLEGADLEALVEPSGMNHLEGALSSGLGVIGVAGHLGNWELMAAYLGRRGVRLTALAARLFDPRLDAWLVRMRARHGVASLLRSEPACLRRAIRVLKGGEMLGVLMDLRCRREGIVTEFLGRPARTEIGPVRLAARTGSLLVPMGCWRIEGGRYRVAIERPIEPPSSRASRTVLEETATQCLRVLEGFIHGAPTQWVWMHDRWTLETS, encoded by the coding sequence ATGCGGTTGAAGGAAGCGATCGCGTTCCAGGGGGTGCGCGCGGCGATCGGCGCCGGGTCGATCCTCCCGCGGTCGGTCGGCGCGCGTCTTTTCGAAGCGGGCGGGGAGCTCGTGCATCTCTTGGAGCGAAACGGTAGGGAGCGGGCGCGGCGAAACCTGGCGCTCGTCTACGGGAACGCAGCGGGAGCGGAGCGAACGGCGCGCCGAGTCTATCGGGATCTTGGGCGAAACGCATACGACCTCGTTCGTCTGGAGAAGCTCGAGGGTGCGGATCTCGAAGCGCTCGTCGAACCTTCGGGTATGAACCATCTGGAGGGAGCGCTCTCCTCGGGACTCGGGGTGATCGGAGTCGCCGGGCATCTCGGAAATTGGGAGCTGATGGCGGCGTACCTCGGACGAAGGGGAGTTCGGCTCACCGCGCTCGCGGCGCGTCTCTTCGATCCGCGGCTCGACGCGTGGCTCGTGCGGATGCGCGCGCGGCACGGGGTGGCGTCGCTCCTCCGTTCGGAGCCCGCGTGTCTCCGGCGCGCGATCCGGGTTCTCAAGGGCGGGGAGATGCTCGGGGTCTTGATGGACCTTCGTTGCCGGCGGGAGGGGATCGTCACCGAATTCCTCGGGCGGCCGGCCCGAACGGAGATCGGGCCGGTGCGCCTGGCGGCGCGAACGGGTTCCCTCCTCGTTCCGATGGGCTGTTGGAGGATCGAGGGAGGGCGGTACCGGGTCGCGATCGAGCGACCGATCGAGCCCCCGTCGTCCCGCGCATCGCGGACGGTTCTGGAGGAGACCGCGACGCAGTGTCTCCGCGTTCTGGAAGGCTTCATTCACGGGGCCCCGACCCAATGGGTCTGGATGCACGACCGATGGACGCTCGAAACATCTTGA
- the raiA gene encoding ribosome-associated translation inhibitor RaiA has protein sequence MQVSITARHFDLTEGLRKHAEEKLERLSKYGLPLQEAHVVLAVEKHRHKAEVTVHGNGFRLTGASESDDMYASVDQAAEKLETQVQRRKGKVLSRKQKGHRGPAPRVQVVSSERSEEDQSLRVLRSDEETAPSLTVEEAIRRLREAEEDYVLFTNPVSERLTVVLRRKDGDYGVIEV, from the coding sequence ATGCAGGTCTCGATCACGGCCCGCCACTTCGATCTGACGGAAGGGCTTCGGAAGCACGCCGAGGAGAAGCTCGAGCGTCTCTCCAAGTACGGGCTCCCGCTGCAGGAAGCCCATGTCGTGCTCGCCGTCGAGAAGCACCGGCACAAGGCCGAGGTGACCGTTCACGGGAACGGGTTCCGCCTGACCGGCGCTTCGGAATCGGACGACATGTACGCGTCCGTCGATCAAGCGGCAGAGAAGCTGGAGACGCAAGTCCAGCGGCGCAAGGGGAAGGTGCTCAGTCGGAAGCAGAAGGGCCATCGCGGGCCGGCCCCTCGCGTTCAGGTCGTGAGCTCGGAACGATCCGAGGAGGACCAGAGCCTGCGCGTTCTCCGCTCGGATGAGGAGACCGCCCCTTCCCTCACGGTCGAGGAGGCGATCCGCCGTCTCCGGGAGGCCGAGGAGGATTACGTCCTCTTCACGAATCCGGTGTCCGAGCGGCTGACGGTCGTTCTTAGGCGGAAGGACGGCGACTACGGCGTGATCGAGGTCTAG
- the ptsP gene encoding phosphoenolpyruvate--protein phosphotransferase: MKGRSSAGRRKARKGQVQMRGLPVSPGIAVGEVFVLDARDLDIEEVRIAPEEIEREEKRLLEAIAETRDEVLKIRTRYRSIVGEDLVRVFDAQILLLEDEAVLDAALAEIREERRSAAAAAHHAFARAIETLTRTENEYLRDRAEDVKDVRRRLLHHLHGGRRRSFAHIDKNVILVADDLTPSETVQLPRSKVKGFATRQGGRTSHTAIMARSLQIPAVVGVEEILEEAEHRDRIIVDGSEGIVVLRPEADLLRGARSRQRRYMEVSRERLRLRDLPSVTRDGVEIRLFANVDVPEEVPLAIENRARGIGLFRTEFLYFRDVEIAREEAQTTVYRKILRRVSPDPVVFRTLDVGGDKVLDPLSAPMEPNPMLGWRGIRISLELRDLFRVQVRSLLRASTVGNLSILLPMISTLDEVLEAKRLIADAREEVRLEGVRLPEKIRVGAMIETPGAVFLAPHIAREVDFFSIGTNDLIQYSLAVDRDNVKVAHLFDPFHPAVSAMVKLVLDAARDAEIPVSICGEMAGEPLCAILLIGLGARELSVHPYLILELKRIFSLMETGEARALAEEALRMPSAGRVREAVEQFLHDLEVRGEREKG; the protein is encoded by the coding sequence GTGAAAGGACGAAGCTCGGCGGGAAGACGGAAGGCGCGGAAGGGCCAGGTGCAGATGCGCGGGCTTCCGGTCTCGCCGGGGATTGCCGTTGGAGAGGTCTTCGTCCTCGACGCGCGCGACCTTGACATCGAGGAGGTTCGGATCGCCCCCGAGGAGATCGAGAGGGAGGAGAAACGGCTTCTCGAAGCGATCGCGGAGACGCGCGATGAAGTCCTCAAGATACGGACCCGCTATCGCTCGATCGTCGGCGAGGATCTCGTCCGCGTCTTCGACGCTCAGATTCTGCTCCTCGAGGACGAGGCCGTTCTCGACGCCGCCCTCGCCGAGATCCGGGAGGAGAGGCGAAGCGCGGCGGCGGCGGCGCACCATGCGTTCGCGCGCGCGATCGAGACCCTGACCCGCACGGAGAACGAATACCTCCGCGACCGCGCCGAGGACGTGAAGGACGTCCGGCGGCGTCTTCTCCATCATCTCCACGGAGGCCGGCGCCGCTCGTTCGCTCACATCGACAAGAACGTGATCCTCGTCGCCGACGATCTCACCCCGTCGGAAACCGTGCAGCTTCCGCGCAGCAAGGTGAAAGGGTTCGCGACGCGGCAGGGGGGACGCACCTCGCATACCGCGATCATGGCCCGATCCCTGCAGATTCCCGCGGTCGTCGGGGTCGAGGAGATACTCGAGGAAGCGGAGCACCGGGATCGGATCATCGTGGACGGGAGCGAAGGGATCGTCGTTCTCCGTCCCGAAGCCGATCTCCTTCGCGGCGCGAGAAGCCGCCAGCGCCGCTACATGGAAGTCTCGCGCGAGCGCCTTCGCCTCCGCGATCTCCCTTCGGTCACTCGGGACGGGGTGGAGATCCGCCTCTTCGCCAACGTGGACGTCCCGGAGGAGGTCCCGCTCGCGATCGAGAACCGCGCGCGCGGGATCGGGCTCTTCCGAACCGAGTTCCTTTACTTTCGCGACGTCGAGATCGCGCGCGAGGAGGCGCAGACCACCGTCTATCGCAAGATCCTACGGCGCGTCTCCCCGGATCCGGTCGTCTTCCGAACGCTCGACGTGGGAGGGGACAAGGTCCTCGATCCTCTTTCCGCGCCGATGGAGCCGAACCCGATGCTCGGCTGGCGCGGGATCCGCATCTCGCTCGAGCTTCGCGATCTCTTCCGGGTGCAGGTGCGCTCCCTTCTGCGCGCCTCGACCGTGGGGAACCTCTCGATTCTCCTTCCGATGATCTCGACGCTCGACGAGGTGCTCGAGGCGAAGCGTCTGATCGCCGATGCGCGCGAGGAGGTGCGCCTCGAGGGTGTGCGGCTTCCTGAGAAGATCCGCGTCGGCGCGATGATCGAGACTCCAGGGGCGGTCTTCCTCGCCCCGCACATCGCGCGCGAGGTGGACTTCTTCAGCATCGGAACCAACGACCTGATCCAGTACAGCCTTGCGGTCGATCGAGACAACGTGAAGGTGGCCCATTTGTTCGATCCGTTCCATCCGGCGGTGAGCGCTATGGTCAAGCTTGTGCTCGATGCGGCGCGCGACGCGGAGATCCCCGTGTCGATCTGCGGGGAGATGGCGGGAGAGCCGCTCTGCGCGATTCTCCTCATCGGTCTCGGGGCGCGCGAGCTCTCGGTCCACCCGTATCTCATCCTGGAGCTGAAGCGGATCTTCTCTCTGATGGAAACCGGCGAGGCGCGCGCGCTCGCGGAGGAAGCGCTCCGGATGCCATCGGCCGGGCGCGTGCGGGAGGCGGTGGAACAGTTCCTTCACGACCTGGAGGTTCGAGGCGAAAGGGAGAAGGGATGA
- the hprK gene encoding HPr(Ser) kinase/phosphatase codes for MRGISVQRFFDEKKDEFQLEALTESLAAARPITVSDVNRPGLALAGFTANFLADRIQILGETEMLLLETFEERERIRAIDRLFDHDLPCVIVAKGLVFPSYLVERGTRAGVPILRTPFSTTPFIHQLTEYLEHLFAPLTHIHGSLVDVYGVGLLLTGESGIGKSECALDLVERGHRLVADDLVIVTRRRSELVGEASERLRDHMEIRGIGIIDVGRMFGIRAVARRKEISVEVRLKEWAGDVDYDRLGLEEKMTTILGVKIPVVTIPIIPGKNITVLVEVVAMNHLLRVHGIRPAELLNDSLIHAMKRPEEGRP; via the coding sequence ATGCGGGGCATATCCGTTCAACGCTTCTTCGACGAGAAGAAGGACGAGTTCCAGCTCGAGGCGCTTACCGAGAGCCTCGCGGCGGCGCGCCCGATCACGGTGAGCGATGTCAACCGGCCCGGACTCGCCCTCGCCGGCTTCACGGCGAACTTCCTCGCCGATCGGATCCAGATCCTGGGTGAGACGGAGATGCTCCTTCTCGAGACGTTCGAGGAGAGAGAGCGAATTCGGGCGATTGATCGTCTGTTCGATCACGATCTTCCGTGCGTCATCGTGGCGAAGGGTCTCGTGTTCCCCTCGTATCTCGTCGAGCGAGGGACGCGGGCGGGCGTTCCGATTCTCCGGACCCCGTTTTCCACCACTCCCTTTATTCATCAACTGACGGAGTACCTCGAGCACCTGTTCGCGCCGCTCACGCACATCCACGGGAGTCTCGTCGATGTCTACGGCGTGGGTCTCCTCCTCACTGGGGAGAGCGGGATCGGGAAGAGCGAGTGCGCGCTCGATCTCGTCGAGCGGGGGCACCGGCTGGTCGCGGACGATCTCGTGATCGTGACGCGGCGAAGAAGCGAGCTCGTCGGCGAGGCGAGCGAGCGCCTCCGGGACCACATGGAGATCCGCGGGATCGGGATCATCGATGTCGGCCGGATGTTCGGGATCCGCGCGGTCGCGCGGCGGAAGGAGATCTCCGTGGAGGTCCGGCTGAAGGAGTGGGCGGGAGACGTCGACTACGACCGTCTGGGCCTCGAGGAGAAGATGACGACCATTCTCGGGGTGAAGATCCCGGTCGTGACCATTCCCATCATCCCGGGGAAGAACATCACGGTGCTGGTGGAGGTCGTCGCGATGAACCACCTGCTGCGCGTGCACGGGATCCGTCCGGCGGAGCTCCTGAACGACAGCCTGATCCACGCGATGAAGCGGCCGGAAGAGGGCCGGCCGTAG
- the rpoN gene encoding RNA polymerase factor sigma-54 encodes MEMKAGLQLRMLQTQKLVMTPQLQQALRLLQMPTLELQLVLKQELLQNPLLEEIEDLVEEEEESLEREADARDEEGKAPEPEAGTAPDGDGRAEIDWDEYFHNPQEYSYFRRNEGESSEDYYERVPSTTVRLSEHLLSQLRIATGDDDLLRIGEFLVGSLDERGYLTMTAEQVAESVGAPRERVEEAVRLLQTLDPSGVGARDLRECLLLQLRQNGKEGTNAYRIVDEHFDAFVQNKYLDLAKRLKTTPREIQNASAEIGKLNPRPGILYSDEEPRYIVPDLVVDRVDDEYVVYLNDVHVPRLRISKAYENMLVSQGDAAEGEAREFIREKLTAANQLINTIERRRRTMIKVMKAIVEHQREFFDRGIRFLKPLTLQQVAEQISVHESTVSRVTSSKYVQTPRGVYELKFFFSSSIRSESGEDASAKRVKDRVRELVETEDRKRPLSDQKIVEILKKEGLLIARRTVAKYREQMGILAARYRKEF; translated from the coding sequence ATGGAGATGAAAGCGGGTCTCCAGCTTCGAATGCTGCAGACGCAGAAGCTCGTGATGACCCCCCAGCTCCAGCAGGCGCTGCGGCTTCTGCAGATGCCCACGCTCGAGCTCCAGCTCGTTCTCAAGCAGGAGCTTCTCCAGAACCCGCTGCTCGAGGAGATCGAAGATCTCGTCGAGGAGGAGGAGGAGTCGCTCGAGCGGGAGGCGGACGCGCGCGACGAGGAGGGGAAGGCTCCGGAGCCCGAGGCGGGGACGGCGCCGGACGGGGACGGGCGCGCCGAGATCGACTGGGACGAGTACTTCCACAATCCGCAGGAGTACAGCTACTTTCGGCGGAACGAGGGGGAGTCGAGCGAGGATTACTACGAGCGGGTCCCCTCGACGACCGTTCGCCTCTCCGAGCATCTCTTGTCGCAGCTTCGGATCGCGACCGGCGACGACGATCTTCTCCGCATCGGGGAGTTCCTCGTCGGGAGTCTCGACGAGCGGGGCTACCTCACGATGACCGCGGAGCAGGTGGCGGAGAGCGTGGGCGCCCCGCGGGAGCGCGTGGAGGAAGCCGTCCGTCTCCTTCAGACGCTGGATCCCTCGGGCGTGGGAGCGCGCGACCTCCGCGAGTGCCTGCTTCTCCAGCTCCGGCAGAACGGGAAGGAAGGGACGAACGCGTACCGGATCGTCGACGAGCACTTCGATGCGTTCGTGCAGAACAAGTACCTCGATCTCGCCAAGAGGCTGAAGACTACGCCGCGCGAGATCCAGAACGCGTCCGCCGAGATCGGGAAGCTGAACCCGCGTCCGGGGATCCTCTACTCGGACGAGGAGCCGCGCTACATCGTGCCGGACCTAGTCGTCGATCGGGTGGATGACGAATACGTGGTCTACCTGAACGACGTCCACGTGCCGCGCCTCCGCATCTCGAAGGCGTACGAAAACATGCTCGTCTCGCAGGGAGACGCGGCGGAGGGAGAGGCGCGCGAGTTCATTCGAGAGAAGCTGACCGCGGCCAACCAACTGATCAACACGATCGAGCGTCGCCGCCGCACGATGATCAAGGTGATGAAGGCGATCGTCGAGCACCAGCGCGAGTTCTTCGACCGCGGCATCCGCTTCCTGAAGCCTCTCACGCTCCAGCAGGTCGCGGAGCAGATCAGCGTGCACGAATCGACGGTGAGCCGCGTCACCTCGAGCAAGTATGTCCAAACGCCTCGGGGAGTGTACGAGCTCAAGTTCTTCTTCTCCTCGAGCATCCGGTCGGAGTCGGGCGAGGACGCGTCCGCGAAGCGCGTGAAGGACCGCGTGCGCGAGCTCGTCGAGACCGAGGACCGGAAGAGGCCGCTCAGCGATCAGAAGATCGTCGAGATCCTCAAGAAGGAGGGTCTTCTCATCGCGCGCCGAACGGTCGCGAAGTACCGAGAGCAGATGGGGATTCTGGCCGCCCGCTACCGAAAAGAATTCTGA
- a CDS encoding NTP transferase domain-containing protein, producing MKAIIPLAGAGRRLKPQTHTMPQALLNVAGKPILGHILDELLEAGVDHAILVVGRLGDPIRSYVTSRYRIPFDFVEQKERKGIGHAIYLARNYVDPDEPVLIVLGDTIFKADFESVIGGPMNAIGVRAVEDPSRFGVVQLRDQRIARLVEKPESPVSNLAIVGIYYFVRSGRLFEALAEIVEGEREPRGEIYLTEAIERMIEKGEPIRAVTVNGWFDCGEPDSLLQTNRFLLEEEAARVEVEGSIIIPPVYLASSASVVRSVIGPYVTVGEEAAITDSIVRDSIVNEHAVIENCLLDRSLVGLYAVVRGKFQRLNVGDSSEVDSR from the coding sequence GTGAAAGCGATCATCCCGTTGGCGGGGGCGGGTCGCCGCCTCAAGCCGCAGACGCACACGATGCCGCAGGCTCTCCTCAACGTGGCCGGCAAGCCGATCCTCGGGCACATTCTGGACGAGCTCCTCGAGGCGGGGGTCGATCACGCGATTCTGGTGGTGGGAAGGCTCGGGGATCCGATCCGGTCGTATGTTACCTCGCGGTATCGCATCCCGTTCGACTTCGTGGAGCAGAAGGAGAGGAAGGGGATCGGGCACGCGATCTACCTCGCGCGGAACTACGTCGATCCGGACGAACCGGTCCTCATCGTGCTCGGCGACACGATCTTCAAGGCGGACTTCGAGTCGGTGATCGGCGGCCCGATGAACGCGATCGGCGTGCGCGCGGTCGAGGACCCTTCCCGTTTCGGCGTCGTCCAACTGAGAGATCAGAGGATCGCGCGGCTCGTCGAGAAGCCCGAATCTCCTGTCTCGAACCTCGCGATCGTCGGGATCTACTACTTCGTCCGATCCGGAAGGCTCTTCGAAGCGCTCGCCGAGATCGTCGAGGGGGAACGCGAGCCGCGCGGGGAAATCTACTTGACGGAGGCGATCGAGAGGATGATCGAGAAGGGCGAGCCGATCCGCGCCGTGACCGTGAACGGCTGGTTCGATTGCGGCGAACCCGACTCGCTCCTCCAGACCAATCGGTTTCTTCTCGAGGAAGAAGCCGCGCGCGTCGAGGTCGAGGGCTCGATCATCATCCCGCCGGTGTACCTCGCATCGTCCGCGAGCGTCGTCCGATCCGTGATCGGCCCCTACGTCACCGTCGGAGAGGAAGCCGCGATCACCGACTCGATCGTGCGGGACTCGATTGTGAACGAGCACGCGGTGATCGAGAACTGCCTCCTGGATCGGTCGCTCGTCGGTCTCTACGCGGTCGTTCGGGGAAAGTTCCAGCGCCTGAACGTCGGCGACTCCTCCGAGGTCGATTCTCGATAG
- the lptB gene encoding LPS export ABC transporter ATP-binding protein, whose translation MSADPRGPKGWRSLRTDGLVKEYKGRRVVGGVSIEVGRGEVVGLLGPNGAGKTTTFYMIVGMIRPNAGRIYLDAEDVTARPMYQRARMGIGYLSQESSIFRKLTVEENLLAILETLPLSKAERRRKAEGLMEELGIASLARSRAYTLSGGERRRAEISRALTTDPAFLLLDEPFAGIDPIAVQDVQEIVASLRDRGIGVLITDHNVRETLSITNRAYILYEGKVLLSGSAKELADNPEAREIYLGERFRL comes from the coding sequence ATGAGCGCTGATCCGCGCGGCCCGAAGGGGTGGAGAAGTCTTCGAACGGACGGGCTCGTCAAGGAGTACAAAGGGCGGCGCGTGGTCGGAGGCGTCTCGATCGAGGTCGGCCGCGGCGAGGTCGTCGGCCTTCTCGGTCCGAACGGCGCCGGAAAGACCACGACGTTCTACATGATCGTCGGCATGATCCGGCCGAACGCCGGGAGGATCTATCTCGACGCGGAGGACGTGACGGCGCGGCCGATGTACCAGCGCGCGCGCATGGGGATCGGTTACCTTTCGCAGGAGTCGTCCATCTTCCGGAAGCTGACGGTCGAGGAGAACCTGCTCGCGATCCTCGAAACCCTTCCGCTTTCGAAAGCGGAAAGGCGGCGGAAGGCGGAAGGGCTGATGGAGGAGCTCGGGATCGCGTCGCTCGCGCGCTCGAGGGCGTACACGCTCTCCGGAGGGGAGAGGAGGCGGGCGGAGATCAGCCGGGCGCTGACGACTGATCCGGCCTTCCTCCTTCTGGACGAGCCGTTCGCGGGGATCGACCCGATCGCGGTTCAGGACGTGCAGGAGATCGTCGCGAGCCTGAGGGATCGCGGAATCGGCGTCTTGATCACCGATCACAACGTGCGGGAGACCCTCTCGATCACGAATCGCGCATACATTCTCTATGAGGGGAAGGTCCTCCTTTCGGGGAGCGCGAAGGAGCTTGCGGACAACCCTGAGGCGCGCGAGATCTACCTCGGGGAGAGGTTCCGTCTGTAG
- a CDS encoding HPr family phosphocarrier protein yields the protein MTEQTVLVRNKLGIHVRPAERIAQTANRFLSKIGLKNGECRVNAKSILGILALEAGLGTEITIAADGPDERDAAAAIAALFEAGFGEELGET from the coding sequence ATGACCGAGCAGACGGTGCTCGTCCGGAACAAGCTCGGGATCCACGTGCGGCCGGCGGAGCGGATCGCCCAGACGGCGAATCGGTTTCTCTCGAAGATCGGGCTAAAGAACGGCGAGTGCCGCGTGAACGCGAAGAGCATCCTCGGGATTCTCGCCCTCGAGGCGGGACTCGGAACGGAGATCACGATCGCCGCGGACGGTCCCGATGAGCGAGACGCGGCGGCTGCGATCGCGGCGCTCTTCGAGGCGGGGTTCGGGGAGGAGCTCGGAGAGACGTGA
- the lptC gene encoding LPS export ABC transporter periplasmic protein LptC translates to MDARNILTALLGAALLLVFAGCGEKSVDRPEGTEPAPLATQETRVRNWVEYRENRKSWVFRGDVVRLFEEPKRVESEGVVVDFYDREEMYLSTLTAERGRIDRKTTDMEVEGNVIVTNRDGARLETEWIRWDNKEEIIYTDAFVTLSEGRKRITGYGLRTDPGLQNAEVKRDVVAFTVEAPDER, encoded by the coding sequence ATGGACGCTCGAAACATCTTGACCGCGCTTCTCGGGGCGGCGCTTCTCCTCGTTTTTGCGGGGTGCGGGGAGAAGAGCGTCGATCGGCCCGAGGGGACCGAACCCGCTCCTCTCGCGACCCAAGAGACGCGCGTCCGAAATTGGGTCGAATACCGGGAAAACCGGAAAAGCTGGGTCTTTCGAGGCGATGTCGTTCGGCTCTTCGAGGAGCCGAAAAGGGTTGAGTCCGAGGGAGTTGTGGTCGATTTCTATGATAGGGAAGAGATGTACCTCTCCACCCTGACCGCGGAGCGCGGGAGAATCGACCGGAAGACGACCGACATGGAGGTCGAGGGGAACGTCATCGTGACGAACCGGGACGGGGCTCGCCTCGAAACCGAGTGGATCCGCTGGGACAACAAAGAAGAGATCATCTACACGGACGCGTTCGTGACGCTCTCCGAAGGAAGGAAGAGGATCACGGGGTACGGGCTCCGAACCGATCCCGGCCTCCAGAACGCCGAGGTCAAGCGCGACGTCGTCGCGTTCACCGTGGAGGCGCCCGATGAGCGCTGA
- a CDS encoding SIS domain-containing protein codes for MKDWRALRERHDRADMFDRIRGLPEQIEDAVARFRVEGAEPEGSDLRNVLLLGMGGSAIGGEIAAALLRPTAGIPVCVVRGPEVPAWCGPDTLALAASYSGETEETAAAAARALERGARLAVVASGGELLARAEARGLPRVSIPSGFPPRAAIGYLAASVLLLLERAGVGSEDGRALRDAARLLGAQRDEWKLGGAPCESAPAEAARSLFGLVPYVYYAEGEMAPVAARWCGQLAENAKTLAHRAAFPEANHNEIVGWERADGIPPIGLVLLTSEADPPSVRRGMEGALRMMKESARIVLCHVPRGDRPLARILSGIYFGDFVSYFLALLHGVDPTPVLSIDRLKLELAAERGGKRADGRDGRERL; via the coding sequence ATGAAGGATTGGCGGGCTCTCCGAGAGCGCCACGACCGCGCGGACATGTTCGATCGGATCCGCGGTCTTCCGGAACAGATCGAGGACGCGGTCGCGCGGTTCCGCGTGGAAGGCGCGGAGCCGGAGGGGTCGGACCTCCGCAATGTTCTCCTCCTCGGGATGGGGGGTTCGGCGATCGGCGGCGAGATCGCGGCGGCGCTCCTTCGGCCGACGGCCGGAATCCCCGTGTGCGTCGTGCGAGGCCCCGAGGTCCCCGCATGGTGCGGTCCCGACACGCTCGCCCTGGCGGCGAGCTACTCCGGAGAGACCGAAGAGACGGCGGCGGCGGCGGCGCGCGCGCTCGAGCGGGGAGCGCGGCTCGCGGTCGTCGCGTCGGGGGGGGAACTTCTCGCGCGCGCAGAGGCGCGGGGCCTGCCGCGCGTTTCGATCCCGTCCGGTTTCCCGCCGCGCGCGGCGATCGGCTACCTCGCCGCTTCGGTCCTCCTCCTTCTCGAGAGGGCGGGGGTCGGGTCGGAGGATGGGCGCGCGCTCCGGGACGCTGCCAGGCTCCTCGGCGCACAGCGCGACGAATGGAAGCTCGGCGGCGCGCCTTGCGAGAGCGCTCCCGCCGAGGCCGCGCGCTCTCTCTTCGGGCTTGTTCCGTACGTGTACTACGCGGAGGGGGAGATGGCCCCGGTCGCGGCGCGCTGGTGCGGCCAACTCGCCGAGAACGCGAAGACGCTCGCGCATCGCGCGGCGTTTCCGGAGGCGAACCACAACGAGATCGTCGGGTGGGAAAGGGCGGACGGGATCCCGCCGATCGGGCTCGTCCTTCTCACGAGCGAGGCGGATCCGCCGAGCGTCCGGCGGGGAATGGAGGGGGCGCTCCGCATGATGAAGGAAAGCGCGCGGATCGTTCTTTGCCACGTCCCTCGCGGAGACCGGCCGCTCGCGCGCATCCTCTCCGGAATCTACTTCGGTGATTTCGTGAGCTACTTCCTCGCTCTTCTTCACGGAGTCGATCCCACACCGGTTCTCTCGATCGACCGCTTGAAGCTGGAACTCGCGGCGGAGCGCGGAGGGAAACGCGCCGACGGGCGAGACGGGAGGGAGCGGCTGTGA
- a CDS encoding KpsF/GutQ family sugar-phosphate isomerase: protein MTGDEGRFAIERARSVFRREAEAIRELEGTIGPSFARAVERIRRAIVRREDPAGTRLGKIVVTGVGKSGLVARKIAATFNSTGATAFFLHPVEAVHGDLGVIEREDVVLMVSRSGANEELKRLVPSLRVLGVGLILITAKPDSELAGAADEVLLIGDGPEACSLNLAPTASAVASIAMGDALALTLFDLRGLKSEDFARFHPSGALGKRLLLRVRDIMHTGDAMPLVREDANMKDALLEIVGKRLGATGVVDAAGLVSGIVTDGDLKRILLKKPDIFSLAVGEVMTRSPKTIGPDALVADALRIMHANPRGIISCLLVVDALSKPLGFLHMYDCLRSGVAS from the coding sequence ATGACCGGGGACGAGGGGCGCTTCGCGATCGAGCGCGCGCGGTCCGTCTTCCGAAGGGAAGCCGAGGCGATCCGCGAGCTCGAGGGAACAATCGGGCCGTCGTTCGCGCGCGCGGTCGAGAGAATCCGGCGGGCGATCGTCCGCCGCGAGGATCCGGCGGGGACGCGGCTCGGGAAGATCGTGGTCACCGGCGTCGGAAAGTCGGGTCTCGTGGCGCGCAAGATCGCGGCGACCTTCAACTCCACCGGTGCGACCGCGTTCTTCCTCCATCCGGTCGAGGCGGTCCACGGGGACCTCGGCGTGATCGAGCGCGAGGACGTCGTCCTCATGGTCTCCCGCTCGGGAGCGAACGAGGAGCTGAAGCGGCTCGTCCCGTCGCTTCGCGTGCTCGGGGTCGGCCTCATCCTCATCACCGCCAAGCCGGACTCGGAGCTCGCGGGCGCGGCCGACGAGGTGCTTCTCATCGGCGACGGGCCGGAAGCGTGCAGCCTGAACCTCGCGCCGACGGCGAGCGCCGTGGCGAGCATCGCGATGGGGGACGCGCTCGCGCTCACGCTCTTCGATCTTCGAGGTCTCAAGAGCGAGGACTTCGCGCGCTTTCATCCGAGCGGGGCGCTGGGGAAGAGGCTTCTTCTTCGCGTGCGCGACATCATGCACACGGGGGACGCGATGCCGCTCGTTCGCGAGGACGCGAACATGAAGGACGCGCTTCTCGAGATCGTGGGGAAGCGCCTCGGTGCGACCGGCGTCGTGGATGCCGCGGGGCTCGTTTCGGGGATCGTGACCGACGGCGATCTCAAGCGAATCTTGCTGAAGAAGCCGGACATCTTCTCGCTCGCGGTCGGGGAGGTGATGACGCGGAGCCCGAAGACGATCGGACCGGATGCTCTCGTCGCCGACGCCCTACGGATCATGCACGCCAACCCGCGAGGGATCATCTCCTGTCTACTGGTCGTGGACGCCCTTTCGAAACCCTTGGGTTTCCTGCACATGTACGATTGCCTCCGGAGCGGCGTGGCCTCGTAA